TTAgtcaattacagctgcaatgTAGCTTATTAGCATCCATGCTAACTGATTAACATCAAGCCAATTGCACTAGTGATGCTAAACGATTAGCACCGATGCTAACTGGTTAACGTTGCGGTCCACTGAGTAGCATCAATTCTAATAGCCAATTAGCCTTAAAGCTAGTCAGTAACTCACTTCAATACTTATTAATTAGCCAAATGTAGCCAATTATAGCAGTGATGCTGATTGGTCAGCATCAACAATAGCTAACCAATCAAAATCAACGCTAGCTGCATAGTCTCAGTATCACTGAGACGATAACGTAGCACCACCAGTGTGTCGTCCTCAAAACTCCAAGACTGGGTGACGCAACAGGAATTAGTTCCACATTCTCAAGTCGCTTGTTTTTCTGTGCATGTcacttttgtattgttttctaGCCTTGCCAGCGACAACAGGAAGTAATGATGTCAACAACCTTCAGCTAGATCAGCGAGGGAGCAAAATGGTGGCAAGAAGTgaagattttaaaaagtgctACACAAGCTCTGGCATTCAGTTCATCCTTCCATCTTTCCCTCCTATTTGCTGTCCTCACTCCTTCTTTTCTTGcccgtccttccttccttccttccttccttccttccttccttccttccttccttccttccttccttccttccttccttcaacAACACAGTAGAGTCGGAAGCACAGTAACCCGGTCTCCGGTCTGGGCCGGTTTGGGCCAGTCCCCGCTAGTTGTCCTTTCTCTGGGCTTGGATGCCGTTCGTGTAGATGGGAAACGGCAGCGTGGAGAAAATTCCATCAGCTGTGGTGAACACGTTGGCAGCAGCGGCCGCTGCGGGCACCTGCGCTGTCCCTGCGGTGGCCCCTGGAGAGCCTGCAAAGGGCCCTGTGGCGGCAGCGGCTGACATGTTGAGACGGTGCACGTGGTGGTACAGCATCTCCATGGGGGTCTTGGGGTCTAGGCCGAAACCCGGGGCGTCCACAAAGTTCACAGAGGCGTTGGGCAGCAGGCTCCCCGGCGGCATTGCGAGCGTGACGTCAGCGGGCGCATAGCGGATGGTCCCGGTGGTGTACACACGGGGCGGCGTGCTGCCACTGGGCGCCACCGTGACGCGGTGGACAAGCGGCAGGACCATGTTCCCCGCCTGCAAGCGCTGCAGCACTTCCAGGTCACCTGAGCACAACAGCGAAGACGACGAAGCTGAGGACGTGGCCAAAGTTGTGGCGGGCGAGTCTTGCCGCTTGTCGCGCGGCGACGCCGAGAGGGGCGGCGATAGGGGATCTGCCGAGGAGCCGCTGGAGGGCAGCACTAAACTGGCCGGGGTGGAGCTTCCATTATAAGGGGGCTTCTTGGCCCCAGCCCCGCCCTCGGTGGCGGGCGGCGTCAGCGCGGCGTCAGGAATGGGGACCTGGAGGGAGCCGCCCTGCTTGAGGGGTCCTGGGGTGGCCGGCTTGGCCGTCATGCTGTACGGCGATTCGTTGCGGGAAATCTCCCTGTTGGGCGGAAAGTTCCAGATACTGCTGTCGTTGTCAAAGTTGATGGGCTCCGACATTTCCGTCTTGATCTTCAGGACCGCCGACGTGCTGCCGCCCAGGGACCCGAGAAGTTGCAAGGAGTCTGGCGCCGCGGTGGCATCCATCAGCGGGACTGGGCTGGCCAGCGTCGATGACAGGCGCAACTTTCTGCCTCGTGTCCGGTCCCATTTATGCAATTTCCGCCGCTTACGGCTTTGGAGCTTTTCCGCGCCGCCGCTGGCCGGCTCATCACCGtccctctcctcttcctcctccgaCGAGGACGACTGCGAAGGATGAAAATGCTCGTCGGCCTCGCTGTAATGCTCCACTTTGATCTGAAGGCCGTCCAGTACACCGTCCATcccggctgctgctgcagcgGGCTCGGCGGTGTCGCTGTCTGGGCTGTCATCGCTGTCATCGCTGTCCGGACTGTCGGCGTCGTCACAGGACGTCTCGGGCTCCTTCCGCCGCTTGGCTTCCTGCTCGGACGAGCTCTGCATTCGGCCGCGGCGCTGCATATTGGCCTCCACGTCCGTGCCATGCTCAGATTGGCCTGGCTTGCACGCCGCCTTCTCGTTGTCTGGCGAGACAaacaaatattccacagatgaacgcaacaaaaaaaacaagatgtgcTGTTCTCCCCTAAAGTTTGGGTTGGGCCAAACTCACCCGAGTTTTCTTTAGACTCGCAGTCCGAGTCAGAGGATTCCAAGGAATCCGAAACCTTTTCTGGAAGGTTTGGCATCTGGCCAAAGTCAATGGGCGTGTTCTTGTATTCATGATTACTGCGTATGCAAACGTGGAATCACatgacaaagaagaaaaaaaaggcaatcttaagaaacaaaaagtattAAGACAAAACTAAAGAAATGActcaacaaatatttaaaacaatatgatatatatttcatttctgTCTTGATATTTTTCTCAAACCGCTGTGTTCCTAATAAAATGGTGTGTATGAATGTCAAGTTAAAATGTGTccaaaaatacaatcaaaataaaatcttaacTTTTGAAACTGTTTTAATGAATACCTTAATTTTgatgataaataataatacgTGATCGTATGATTGAAAGAAGGAAAAATGACTGCAGCCTGCGGGACATCAAACCTGAGCACGTAGTTGACCCAGATGACGTTCTTGTCGCCGGCGTTTTTGGCGTTGACGGCGATGGTGGCGCTGGACTGGATCCAAACGTAGCCGGCGCTCCTCTGGATCCAGCGGTAGTACTTGGTCACGCACTGGCCTTTGTTCATAACTGCGCACACACGCGGGCACGTCACAAACCGACTCTCGCTCGGTCACCTTCCAAATGTAGCTTTTGTACGTGGCAACCACGCAGCCGAGTGGAGGACCTGCGTCATCTCAGGCGCGGTGAGCGTTTTAGTCCACTAGGTGGTGCTGCGACTGTGTGAATGAGAGCACGGTCAAACGACCTCCACTCGCAATTCTGGTGAGGAAGATTGGGAGCCAGGGCAGGACGGGAAGCCTTCTCGCGGGCGGAACGATCTGGCGCCAATGCTGACGGCTAACCATTGATAAAGAACAGTGGCGGCCCTGAGCAATTTGGTGCCCTAGGCAAGATTTTCCCTGGAGCCCCCTGGCCGTGGTCGTGGTGTGCGTCGTATGCACCACGCAAACTCGCGGACTCAGCTGGGTGCATCTAGCACGGTGCTCGAACGTgctagatcaggggtcaccaacacggtgcccgcgggcaccaggacGCCCCCTttaggaccgcatgagtcgcccgcaggactgttctaaaattagctcaaatagcggcacttgtcagtgagctgcatctatttattttacagtcaaacctcggttttcgaacgtcccggttctcgaaataatcggaattcgaacaaaaaattcgagatttttttgcttcggttgtcgaacaaaattcggaggtcgaacctcgcgagatgagccgggaggacccgagaaaacccgaccgcgcggcccggatgccgactgactccattgttattgtattttcgttactttgaggattgtattaacccctaatcatgcctccaaagaaagcaaatggGAGCAATAAAGCCATACTAAAACACTacgacgctcttaaagcaatgcgacagtgagcgcccggcgcgctgcggttgcgcgatcggaccaaattaagctccctgcgcacagaggtccacttaaattttggaaagtacatcaggactttaaaaatattttctaaattttagcgacggctctgtcacaataatgcgaacAGCGCGGTGCatttgcgcggtcggcgacgcgctacggttgcgcgttcggcggtgcgctgcagttgcgcgatcggacaaaattaagctccctgcgcacttaggtccacttaaattttggaaagtacatcaggactttaaaaatattttctaaatttcagcaacggctctgtcacaataatgcgaccagcgcggtgcagttgcgcggtcggcgacgcgctacggttgcgcgttcggcggtgcgctgcaattgcgcgatcggacaaatatgcgcaaatgaaaaaatgcttaaaaaaaaaaagggttggaacggattgatttttattccattatttgtaatggggaAACATGATTTGGAATTCGAACGactcacttctcgaacagccttctggaacgtattgtggtcgaaaaccaaagctccactgtatttgtaatgggaacaatagattcggaattctaccgattcgcttctcgaaccgccttctggaacggattgtggtcaaaaaccaaggtttgactgtatttttgctattcttgttaaaatcacacttacatgtgaactggaaatgacaataataacacattgtgaaagccaaattgagcaaattggctatttcagaagtgtgtgtcacactggtagccctttgccttaatcagtacccaggaagtagctctcggtttaagaaacgttggtgacccctgcgcTAGATCTTCTGCTGGGCTAAACCAAAAGACAGTCAGCTGGAGGGTGTTTGTTGTGATGCCCCAAACATAGAATTGTTAAAGCCTGCAATATGTAGGGTGCCTTTTATGGATTATAtcaaaatgtgcatttatATGAGTTAGAacaactaataataaaataataataaaaaaagttttttttttttttttgggtggttgcaggtctcccccccctcccccaactGTCGCCCTAGGGCCGCCCTTGACAAAGAACCTTTTGGACGACCACCGGGGCGAGAGTTGCCGTGGGGGGAGTTGTCGTGGGGGCAGTTGCCGTGGAGGCAGTTGCGTGGAGGCAGTTGCTGTGGAGGCAGTTGCGATGAGCCACAAATGTGATAGCGGCGAACAAAGCCATCAagtcagccaatcagagagaAGCAAGAGCGGGAAATAAGACAAACGTGGACGGTTTTGGGGTTGGTTGCTTGTGGGGCGTGCACGTCGCTTGTAGCTTAGCTTAGCTGTGTGCGCACTGAGTCTGCCAGTCAAGcacaagaaaaagacaaactttGCTCTTTGACATTGAAGTGACTTTGTGCTGCGTTTTACCTACGTGCGCAGGTGTgtatgcatgcgtgtgtgtgtgtgacaggcctttgatgtgtgtgtgccttgATCAAAGGTGGTGGGGGTCCACAGCAACGATCTGAGCTAAAGTGCCTGCAGGCTTCAACGCTGAGTTCTATGTCAAACGCTTGCTCTCCAGCTCGCTCTTTCTCTTCGTTTTTGTGCCATGGTGTCCAATCGTCTCCTTTTCGACAGTCTTTTCCAGCGGCGTCCCTCATCATCTTTGCAAAGCGCATCTCGTCAGCCACGGGGGCTTAAAACATGAATGATAGATTGGAAATCGTGTTTGGATCTTGCTGAGGATGAAGAGGACGAGGGTGTGGAAGGTGGGCAAGGATGAGGGGAGCAAGGTAGGACGAGGAAGGGGGAGGTGAAGATTGGAAGGCCGAGGATGAGGGGGGTGATGATGTTAAGGTGAAGAAGGAAAGTTAGGAAGAAGAGATTGATGGGcatgaggaagaggatgaagggtgaggaagatgaggaaggCGATGATGAGGGTCAGGAGGAAGATGCTTTTCAGTAGTGAAGCTTGAaacgaagcttcaaatttgcttcatgaacaggttattgtattttttacctCATGGCGCCCTGTTCAACATCGGGCTCAAAGTCTGTTGACTTGCCATCAAAGCCGCATCGCAACTAACCTGGCACGGCTTGAATTGTTCCTGTTTCTGGGCAAGTCCTACTTGGGCGCTACTCACGGTCTAGGTGACTTTGCCTGATGGCGTCCACGTCCTCGGCGTGGATCAGCTGGTAGCAGCGTTTGCCCACAATGTCGGTGGCGGACACGTCCATGTAGTCGCTGATCCTGACAATGTAAACGTGAAGCAAAGTTACACACAAcgcttagtgtgtgtgtgtgcgtgtgtgtgtacatacgCGCGCATACAGATCAAAATAGAAGAATTGAATGTCTTCAGATCAACTCCCAAGTGTTCAACTCCTTCCGATTGGCCGGATTCCCAGGGCAGTCCAAGTTAAGACCCCACATTCCAAACTTTCGAATGAATTCAGATAAGAGCACACCTCGTCCCCCCAAAACAGCTTTTGCGCTTCCTGTAATGGAAGCGGCCGGCACCCGTCATTGTGTCGCTCGCAGCAGCCACAAAAAGAATCCATTTGAGCCTTGgctgtttttccccccttttccttttttggtaacaagaaaacaagccgctttcttctctctttGCGCGTTGTCGAGCCTGATAGAATCTCGATGGTCGGCCGGTTAAGTCGGGAGCGAGATGGTATCTCTTTTATCTGGACGGCGGCGAGCAAGATAGATCCATCAGAGACTCTGCCGCCCGCAGCTTATGGCGCGCCGTTCGctcatgaataaaaatgtgcgATCGGCCACTGgatggacagacggacggacgcggCCTCATGTTGGGAATCTTGAAAGAAGGCGGCGGAACGAAATTCAATCACATGCAAAAGTGGAAGAAGCAAATGCGGGAAAAAAGTTCCAAGCGGTTTGTCATGCAAGCAATGCCGCTAagctgttagcattagcacgcTAACGGCTGGACAAGGGCCATGTGATGACTTGGAAGAGgaaatgcacaaacacatgAGTCTTGACTACTTTAGCACGATTAGCATTGGCACCCTCCCAGGCAGAGTTCGTCTTGAAGAGTTCCACACCCAGTGGCTGTTCTTCACTGAATTACTCCCTGAGCGAGGCTACTTCCGAgcgtgttttttgtttttttattagaacAGTATATGcgccaaaatattttaaaagagcCCTTGTAAATGTAATTGCGATTGAACTTGATATACCAGAATAACTCTTATACAAAACATCACTTCATgaattaaaaatttaaataaacatgcctttacatccatccatccatccattttctgtaccgctcagtccccacgggggcCGCGGGATGCCGTTACATGCtaaatattattaatttaaataTCATAATAATGAAAGGAATaacttaataaataataataattataaatattaacGTAATAAATGTCATGAATGACAGACAATGACAAGTTTTTCAAGGAAGGAGGAATGATGAGCTCCTCGGTAATGAAGTGGGTGAAACAGCAACGTGTACATATTTTGTTAAGTTAGACAAACTCAgactttttcatgttcatatGTGTGCAAATCTTATTCTTTTATATAAACATAACTGCTCAATCAGAACACGGATACAGCACACAGAACTGTGTAACCTGCcaatacgcacacacacacacacacacacacacacacacacacacacacacacacacacacacacacacacacacacacacacacacacacacacacacacacacacacacacacacacacacacacacacacacacgggtgACTCCCCCATACTCATAGATACCAAATGGTCAGGTCACGCTTTCCCGCCTTTTCCGGACAGTATAAAACCATCTGACTTGGAGATGGAGGCTGTTGTTTCATTTGCTGCCGTGCCTCGTGTACTAgccgccattaaacaacccaagatcttgccaataaagtACCAActgttactccacatctttgttttccttgctcaacACGGACATCATTCACAACACGCAACAGTAACTGCCCCAAATTCTATGCTTGGCACACTTTCAATTATGACACAAAAAACAGTTGTCATGAAATATAGTTGCACTAGCAAATGGCAACTGTTTGTCGATGAAACTAGCTTCAGATATGAACATTCCGTTAGCTAATTACGGACCAACGAAATAAGTAGGCCGAATAACTGAACTTGTAACAGTCTTGTTGTAAAGCACAAAATTAGATCATGTTTGTTGAGTTAAAACCGAATTATAAGTTGTGGCCTATAAGCAAAGCAAGCATAAGAGAAGGCAGAAAATTAACCTAAACAGAATGCTAACAAACGTAAAAGGTAGGCTATatcatgaattattattagccCTTAATTTACAGTGTTGGGAACTCACTACCTGTTCAAAAAAGTAACTGCgttattaattgtattattgaataaaaataacttgTTACTGGGGAAAGtgttagttaaaaaaaaacccacaataaATGCACGTTTTTGCCTTTAACCTCaatgaaattgaaattcaTGTTGATATCGCCACCTTGAAAATGCTAACTTTTCAGCTGTCCTGAGTCACCATTTCTGCCTCTTCTGTGTTGTGTATACTACCGATGAAAGTGCGTCGGTCAGCACACGTGAAAAGCACAGGCTTTGATTGGTTACCATAACGCTGCCTTAGCCAATCGCTCACTGACTTGTTAGTTAACCCGGAAACTACTCACTTGCCTGAGGCTCGTCCACCCAGCCTGCAGCTGAAGGGGAGCTAAATTGCCAATTCCCCAGACAGTGATAAAACCGCTTTGCAgcgcaatttatttttaggggGAAAGGAGGCTTGAGACATAAATTAATGCCGCCCATGTTGCCCATGCCAAAAACCGCTTCTGTCCACAccgaatattttattttaaattgtttgcGTCTCCATGAGAAGAATTTGCATGGGTGCAATGGCGACACATTGATTCGTTTGCCTTTATCTTGTTAGTTCACCTGTTTTCGCAGTAGACAATCTTGAGGTCCATGTTGACGCGCGTGACAAACATCTGACAGTCGATGCGCACCTCATTGATGGTGGGCGGCGGCAGGGCGTGCGCTACCACCACCATACCCATGATCTGATTGGGTGTTGAGCGGCCGTGCGTCAGCGCCATGCGGATGCGCAGGCGACCGGTCACGTGGATCACCTGAGGCACAAACAAATTCACAGGCATTTCAGCCAACCGGGAAGCCTGAAGAATGAGGCCAAGCCAGGCCAGGCGAGCCGAGCCACCTTGTATCCTGACGACTTGATGTGGACGCCTCTCTTGGTGAGCGTGGACTTCATTCGGATGAAGAAAGAACGCTCCAGGTAGTCGTCTGGAGACAGGTTACCGGGACTGCTCGACTCCGCTGAAAGCACAACGttggttcaaaataaacaccCTCTGTCAAACACACGGCGACTTCTGCGACATTGTTGAAGAGAGGATGACGGCAAGCCCACGTGTCGAGGGAGGACGCCGCACACCGGGCCGAGCAGGACCGAATTCATGCCGATGCATACTTGTGCTCATCTCGTCTGTAGCGAGAGCATGTAATAGAGATGTTACAGGAGAACTACAGGTGGTCAAATGTCGGAGCTTGGTCGCCACGCAGCTAACGCTCGCCACGCAGCTAACGTTCACCATGCAGCAGTAAGTCGTGATCCTTTTTCCAGTTTTTGCTGTTACTTTGTTGCCACAGACGGTCCATTCCTGTGCAGTTTTTGTTGTTACTTTGTTGCCACAGACGGTCCATTCCTGTGCAGTTTTGTTGTTACTTTGTTGCCACAGATGTTCCATTCCTGTGCAGTTTATTTCGCAACTTTCTTTCGCTGCGTTGCAGCGAGGATTTGTGTTGTGGTATTTTTGCCAGTTATTATTAAACCTTGGTTCCAACATTTCCAACTCCGCCAAGGTTTTCAAGAGTGAAAGAAACTAACGTGGAGTGTCAAGATCTGTCACAGTTcgtttccttgttttaatgttgtcATAGTTTCGGTTCGCATGTCTGTgggctcgcccctcccctcctgtgccctgatcagtgtgatcaccctcacctgcctctcgttagctgtcttgtatttaagccttgtctgcccctcactcccctGTCGGATTGTTTGCGTCtcatgtcttcttgtttcttaTTTCTCTAGTTGCTTATCTGTTCTCGTCTTGTTTCGTCTTTCTGTTCAGTTATTCGCATCCCTAGTCGAGCATCtatagcaggggtggccaacccgcggctcgcgagccgcatgcggctctttgccgggtttcatgcggctcctttacgttcggctcgcgagccgcatgcggctccttgccgggttttacgcggctcctttacgttcatatcaacatttgtgggtttatttgtttgtttttgtgcgtgttcgcttcgcttgagttcaatatggtattttcgtcaaacgctgcgtgttcgcttcacttgagttcaatatggtattttcgtccaaacgcgcatgcgcatgaggtgaaatcccgcaaaggaggaggggcaaacccattcggggggggggaatgtggctctttgcggtacacagtaaaaaaatgtggctcttagtctctgactggttggccacccctgatctaTAGCACcaatgtcaaactcaaggcccgggggccagatatggcccaccacatcaatctatgtggcccgcgaagacaaattgtgcatcaaattcgtgtcattactagaattgcaaattgtcttcacttttaatatattttttttaaatatttgaccagtttttactcgtctgatttgaaaacgagttatttttcagtttgttttgtagcttttactgtatataacatgaggtgctcatacatttatttgggt
Above is a genomic segment from Syngnathus acus chromosome 22, fSynAcu1.2, whole genome shotgun sequence containing:
- the LOC119116691 gene encoding neuronal PAS domain-containing protein 3 isoform X2, which gives rise to MLPLPGAITSQLDKASIIRLTISYLKMRDFANQGDPPWNLRVDAAPPNTSVKAIGGQRRRTPGALASDIFEPHLGSHILQSLDGFVFALNKEGRFLYISETVSIYLGLSQVELTGSSVFDYVDPGDHVEMAEQLGMKVPPGRGAAAALCRGTINEDAASSASLPSSPRPETPEPAESSSPGNLSPDDYLERSFFIRMKSTLTKRGVHIKSSGYKVIHVTGRLRIRMALTHGRSTPNQIMGMVVVAHALPPPTINEVRIDCQMFVTRVNMDLKIVYCENRISDYMDVSATDIVGKRCYQLIHAEDVDAIRQSHLDLMNKGQCVTKYYRWIQRSAGYVWIQSSATIAVNAKNAGDKNVIWVNYVLSNHEYKNTPIDFGQMPNLPEKVSDSLESSDSDCESKENSDNEKAACKPGQSEHGTDVEANMQRRGRMQSSSEQEAKRRKEPETSCDDADSPDSDDSDDSPDSDTAEPAAAAAGMDGVLDGLQIKVEHYSEADEHFHPSQSSSSEEEEERDGDEPASGGAEKLQSRKRRKLHKWDRTRGRKLRLSSTLASPVPLMDATAAPDSLQLLGSLGGSTSAVLKIKTEMSEPINFDNDSSIWNFPPNREISRNESPYSMTAKPATPGPLKQGGSLQVPIPDAALTPPATEGGAGAKKPPYNGSSTPASLVLPSSGSSADPLSPPLSASPRDKRQDSPATTLATSSASSSSLLCSGDLEVLQRLQAGNMVLPLVHRVTVAPSGSTPPRVYTTGTIRYAPADVTLAMPPGSLLPNASVNFVDAPGFGLDPKTPMEMLYHHVHRLNMSAAAATGPFAGSPGATAGTAQVPAAAAAANVFTTADGIFSTLPFPIYTNGIQAQRKDN
- the LOC119116691 gene encoding neuronal PAS domain-containing protein 3 isoform X4 yields the protein MLRPPTPQSKSLDGFVFALNKEGRFLYISETVSIYLGLSQVELTGSSVFDYVDPGDHVEMAEQLGMKVPPGRGAAAALCRGTINEDAASSASLPSSPRPETPEPAESSSPGNLSPDDYLERSFFIRMKSTLTKRGVHIKSSGYKVIHVTGRLRIRMALTHGRSTPNQIMGMVVVAHALPPPTINEVRIDCQMFVTRVNMDLKIVYCENRISDYMDVSATDIVGKRCYQLIHAEDVDAIRQSHLDLMNKGQCVTKYYRWIQRSAGYVWIQSSATIAVNAKNAGDKNVIWVNYVLSNHEYKNTPIDFGQMPNLPEKVSDSLESSDSDCESKENSDNEKAACKPGQSEHGTDVEANMQRRGRMQSSSEQEAKRRKEPETSCDDADSPDSDDSDDSPDSDTAEPAAAAAGMDGVLDGLQIKVEHYSEADEHFHPSQSSSSEEEEERDGDEPASGGAEKLQSRKRRKLHKWDRTRGRKLRLSSTLASPVPLMDATAAPDSLQLLGSLGGSTSAVLKIKTEMSEPINFDNDSSIWNFPPNREISRNESPYSMTAKPATPGPLKQGGSLQVPIPDAALTPPATEGGAGAKKPPYNGSSTPASLVLPSSGSSADPLSPPLSASPRDKRQDSPATTLATSSASSSSLLCSGDLEVLQRLQAGNMVLPLVHRVTVAPSGSTPPRVYTTGTIRYAPADVTLAMPPGSLLPNASVNFVDAPGFGLDPKTPMEMLYHHVHRLNMSAAAATGPFAGSPGATAGTAQVPAAAAAANVFTTADGIFSTLPFPIYTNGIQAQRKDN
- the LOC119116691 gene encoding neuronal PAS domain-containing protein 3 isoform X3 is translated as MAPTKTSTQHEHARTQRDPYWERPANVGSCSAARPKSLHLAAGQQHTSSPWLQALRKEKSRDAARSRRGKENFEFYELAKMLPLPGAITSQLDKASIIRLTISYLKMRDFANQGDPPWNLRVDAAPPNTSVKAIGGQRRRTPGALASDIFEPHLGSHILQSLDGFVFALNKEGRFLYISETVSIYLGLSQVELTGSSVFDYVDPGDHVEMAEQLGMKVPPGRGAAAALCRGTINEDAASSASLPSSPRPETPEPAESSSPGNLSPDDYLERSFFIRMKSTLTKRGVHIKSSGYKVIHVTGRLRIRMALTHGRSTPNQIMGMVVVAHALPPPTINEVRIDCQMFVTRVNMDLKIVYCENRISDYMDVSATDIVGKRCYQLIHAEDVDAIRQSHLDLMNKGQCVTKYYRWIQRSAGYVWIQSSATIAVNAKNAGDKNVIWVNYVLSNHEYKNTPIDFGQMPNLPEKVSDSLESSDSDCESKENSDNEKAACKPGQSEHGTDVEANMQRRGRMQSSSEQEAKRRKEPETSCDDADSPDSDDSDDSPDSDTAEPAAAAAGMDGVLDGLQIKVEHYSEADEHFHPSQSSSSEEEEERDGDEPASGGAEKLQSRKRRKLHKWDRTRGRKLRLSSTLASPVPLMDATAAPDSLQLLGSLGGSTSAVLKIKTEMSEPINFDNDSSIWNFPPNREISRNESPYSMTAKPATPGPLKQGGSLQVPIPDAALTPPATEGGAGAKKPPYNGSSTPASLVLPSSGSSADPLSPPLSASPRDKRQDSPATTLATSSASSSSLLCSGDLEVLQRLQAGNMVLPLVHRVTVAPSGSTPPRVYTTGTIRYAPADVTLAMPPGSLLPNASVNFVDAPGFGLDPKTPMEMLYHHVHRLNMSAAAATGPFAGSPGATAGTAQVPAAAAAANVFTTADGIFSTLPFPIYTNGIQAQRKDN
- the LOC119116691 gene encoding neuronal PAS domain-containing protein 3 isoform X1 yields the protein MIRIFPDFSVQVTASAGAAGGGDGAPVGRMPVPGATNGSSQSVQGLPGYQQSDPYWERPANVGSCSAARPKSLHLAAGQQHTSSPWLQALRKEKSRDAARSRRGKENFEFYELAKMLPLPGAITSQLDKASIIRLTISYLKMRDFANQGDPPWNLRVDAAPPNTSVKAIGGQRRRTPGALASDIFEPHLGSHILQSLDGFVFALNKEGRFLYISETVSIYLGLSQVELTGSSVFDYVDPGDHVEMAEQLGMKVPPGRGAAAALCRGTINEDAASSASLPSSPRPETPEPAESSSPGNLSPDDYLERSFFIRMKSTLTKRGVHIKSSGYKVIHVTGRLRIRMALTHGRSTPNQIMGMVVVAHALPPPTINEVRIDCQMFVTRVNMDLKIVYCENRISDYMDVSATDIVGKRCYQLIHAEDVDAIRQSHLDLMNKGQCVTKYYRWIQRSAGYVWIQSSATIAVNAKNAGDKNVIWVNYVLSNHEYKNTPIDFGQMPNLPEKVSDSLESSDSDCESKENSDNEKAACKPGQSEHGTDVEANMQRRGRMQSSSEQEAKRRKEPETSCDDADSPDSDDSDDSPDSDTAEPAAAAAGMDGVLDGLQIKVEHYSEADEHFHPSQSSSSEEEEERDGDEPASGGAEKLQSRKRRKLHKWDRTRGRKLRLSSTLASPVPLMDATAAPDSLQLLGSLGGSTSAVLKIKTEMSEPINFDNDSSIWNFPPNREISRNESPYSMTAKPATPGPLKQGGSLQVPIPDAALTPPATEGGAGAKKPPYNGSSTPASLVLPSSGSSADPLSPPLSASPRDKRQDSPATTLATSSASSSSLLCSGDLEVLQRLQAGNMVLPLVHRVTVAPSGSTPPRVYTTGTIRYAPADVTLAMPPGSLLPNASVNFVDAPGFGLDPKTPMEMLYHHVHRLNMSAAAATGPFAGSPGATAGTAQVPAAAAAANVFTTADGIFSTLPFPIYTNGIQAQRKDN